One Bufo gargarizans isolate SCDJY-AF-19 chromosome 3, ASM1485885v1, whole genome shotgun sequence DNA segment encodes these proteins:
- the PTAFR gene encoding platelet-activating factor receptor isoform X2, with the protein MSPQANISREDPCMVDSEFRYSLFTVSYSIIFVIGFLANSYVLWVFVKVYPAKRLSEIKIFMINLTVADLLFLVTLPLWIVYYNYRGDWIMPEFLCNVAGCFFFINTYCSVAFLGVISYNRFQAVTRPVETAQSSARCKAICISTCVWVVVFFSSLYFLIFPGTNQVQATGHNYTRCFEGYDTDNRDPVAAIHFVLIAAFFLVFLLILVCNVVIFKTLVIQSVQARQSAEMKRRALNMVATVLGVFVICFVPHHIVHGPWTLTVLRLWHERDCEFRQALNDAHQITLCIMSTNCMLDPIIYCFLTKKFRRHLSDRIQSMRGTRGNRPQVMEEVQKISIAPMDT; encoded by the exons ATGTCTCCACAAGCAAACATCAGTAGAGAGGACCCATGCATGGTGGATTCAGAATTCAGATACTCCCTCTTTACAGTGTCATATAGCATTATTTTTGTCATTGGATTCCTTGCAAACAGCTATGTCTTATGGGTTTTTGTTAAAGTTTATCCAGCTAAGAGGCTGAGCGAAATTAAAATATTCATGATAAATCTAACGGTTGCTGACCTTCTATTTTTGGTGACACTGCCTCTGTGGATTGTATATTACAACTATAGAGGGGACTGGATCATGCCGGAATTTCTCTGCAACGTGGCAGGTTGTTTCTTTTTTATCAACACATACTGCTCTGTCGCCTTTCTTGGAGTCATCAGTTACAACAGATTTCAGGCTGTTACAAGACCTGTAGAGACTGCCCAGTCTTCTGCCAGATGTAAAGCAATATGTATCTCAACATGTGTATGGGTAGTTGTGTTTTTTAGCTCGttgtattttcttatttttcctgGTACCAACCAAGTGCAGGCCACTGGTCACAACTACACTAGATGCTTTGAAGGATACGATACTGACAACAGAGATCCCGTGGCAGCCATTCATTTTGTTTTAATTGCTGCCTTCTTTCTCGTTTTCCTCCTTATTTTAGTTTGCAATGTAGTGATTTTTAAGACTTTAGTCATCCAGTCAGTGCAAGCCAGGCAGAGTGCAGAAATGAAGCGCCGTGCTTTGAACATGGTTGCCACTGTTCTAGGTGTTTTTGTGATATGCTTTGTCCCACATCACATTGTTCATGGACCCTGGACCCTTACCGTCTTAAGGTTGTGGCATGAGAGAGACTGTGAATTTCGGCAAGCCTTGAATGATGCCCATCAAATCACTCTATGCATTATGAGCACCAACTGCATGCTTGACCCAATCATCTACTGCTTTCTTACCAAGAAATTCAGGAGGCACCTATCTGACCGAATCCAGAGCATGCGAGGAACTC GAGGAAATAGGCCCCAAGTGATGGAAGAGGTCCAGAAAATCAGTATAGCTCCTATGGATACCTGA
- the PTAFR gene encoding platelet-activating factor receptor isoform X1 has translation MSPQANISREDPCMVDSEFRYSLFTVSYSIIFVIGFLANSYVLWVFVKVYPAKRLSEIKIFMINLTVADLLFLVTLPLWIVYYNYRGDWIMPEFLCNVAGCFFFINTYCSVAFLGVISYNRFQAVTRPVETAQSSARCKAICISTCVWVVVFFSSLYFLIFPGTNQVQATGHNYTRCFEGYDTDNRDPVAAIHFVLIAAFFLVFLLILVCNVVIFKTLVIQSVQARQSAEMKRRALNMVATVLGVFVICFVPHHIVHGPWTLTVLRLWHERDCEFRQALNDAHQITLCIMSTNCMLDPIIYCFLTKKFRRHLSDRIQSMRGTRKFSRNTTETNTDVTLPLNDKQTVTCDL, from the coding sequence ATGTCTCCACAAGCAAACATCAGTAGAGAGGACCCATGCATGGTGGATTCAGAATTCAGATACTCCCTCTTTACAGTGTCATATAGCATTATTTTTGTCATTGGATTCCTTGCAAACAGCTATGTCTTATGGGTTTTTGTTAAAGTTTATCCAGCTAAGAGGCTGAGCGAAATTAAAATATTCATGATAAATCTAACGGTTGCTGACCTTCTATTTTTGGTGACACTGCCTCTGTGGATTGTATATTACAACTATAGAGGGGACTGGATCATGCCGGAATTTCTCTGCAACGTGGCAGGTTGTTTCTTTTTTATCAACACATACTGCTCTGTCGCCTTTCTTGGAGTCATCAGTTACAACAGATTTCAGGCTGTTACAAGACCTGTAGAGACTGCCCAGTCTTCTGCCAGATGTAAAGCAATATGTATCTCAACATGTGTATGGGTAGTTGTGTTTTTTAGCTCGttgtattttcttatttttcctgGTACCAACCAAGTGCAGGCCACTGGTCACAACTACACTAGATGCTTTGAAGGATACGATACTGACAACAGAGATCCCGTGGCAGCCATTCATTTTGTTTTAATTGCTGCCTTCTTTCTCGTTTTCCTCCTTATTTTAGTTTGCAATGTAGTGATTTTTAAGACTTTAGTCATCCAGTCAGTGCAAGCCAGGCAGAGTGCAGAAATGAAGCGCCGTGCTTTGAACATGGTTGCCACTGTTCTAGGTGTTTTTGTGATATGCTTTGTCCCACATCACATTGTTCATGGACCCTGGACCCTTACCGTCTTAAGGTTGTGGCATGAGAGAGACTGTGAATTTCGGCAAGCCTTGAATGATGCCCATCAAATCACTCTATGCATTATGAGCACCAACTGCATGCTTGACCCAATCATCTACTGCTTTCTTACCAAGAAATTCAGGAGGCACCTATCTGACCGAATCCAGAGCATGCGAGGAACTCGTAAGTTTTCCAGAAATACCACTGAAACAAACACAGATGTTACACTTCCTCTCAACGACAAGCAGACTGTAACATGTGATCTCTAG